Proteins from a genomic interval of Papaver somniferum cultivar HN1 chromosome 4, ASM357369v1, whole genome shotgun sequence:
- the LOC113276126 gene encoding zinc finger protein CONSTANS-LIKE 16 has translation MWSNSENKVKMRMRSSSSSRSVLSKKSKKKSVTNEPQQSSKSKPLAKKARKHKFLSDLRRQLSKNDTRDDQKMSDDDDDDDDDDQLLINLFPLHPKRSLMKESDKNNHRMKDLQHEEDHNSTVVTYNFFDTTTDCGAASLTGLLWDSIEGVDKQCSTEQQEESLSPQSLTYSFQGEASDGLDGNSLLLRTALRQKEREIDSSTTEEKWVFYSEVVEKKEEEDMSTCTPDSGNHHYNTSTQISPRLSLKLDYEVIMNAWSDKGSLYIGGDCSSSQIVPDILDDPLTPDSTNTVTYGDAAGCMLWKVPEQHLPHDGAQSIREDHSKMMEEREARVLRYKEKRQNRLFSKRIRYEVRKLNAEKRPRMKGRFVRRS, from the exons ATGTGGTCTAACAGTGAGAATAAGGTCAAAATGAGAATGAGAAGTAGCAGCAGTTCTCGATCTGTTCTCAGCAAAAAAAGCAAGAAAAAAAGCGTCACTAATGAACCTCAACAATCATCCAAGTCGAAACCATTGGCTAAGAAAGCTAGAAAACATAAGTTTCTTAGTGATTTACGAAGACAGCTTTCGAAGAACGATACTAGAGATGATCAAAAGatgagtgatgatgatgatgatgatgatgatgatgatcagctTCTTATCAACTTATTTCCTTTACACCCAAAAAGGTCATTAATGAaggaaagtgataaaaataatcaTAGAATGAAAGATCTGCAACATGAGGAAGATCATAACAGCACCGTAGTTACTTATAATTTCTTTGATACTACTACTGATTGTGGagctgcttctttgactggtctTTTATGGGATTCAATAGAAGGAGTTGATAAGCAGTGTTCGACAGAGCAGCAGGAGGAATCGTTATCTCCGCAGTCGCTAACGTATAGTTTCCAAGGAGAAGCTAGTGACGGATTAGATGGTAATTCATTGTTGCTAAGAACGGCTTTGAGgcaaaaagagagagagatagatAGTAGCACTACCGAGGAAAAGTGGGTTTTTTATTCGGAGGtggtggagaagaaagaagaggaagatatGAGTACATGCACCCCGGATAGTGGTAACCACCACTATAATACTAGTACTCAAATCTCCCCACGGTTGTCATTGAAGCTTGATTATGAGGTGATCATGAATGCGTGGTCAGATAAAGGCTCGTTATACATCGGAGGAGATTGCAGCTCATCTCAGATTGTTCCTGATATCCTTGATGACCCTCTTACTCCAGATAGCACCAACACT GTAACGTATGGTGATGCTGCAGGATGTATGCTCTGGAAGGTACCAGAACAACATCTTCCCCATGATGGGGCACAATCCATTAGAGAAGATCACAGTAAAATGATGGAAGAGAGAGAAGCTAGGGTGTTAAGATACAAAGAGAAGAGGCAAAATCGGCTGTTTTCTAAGAGGATCCGTTATGAAGTTCGGAAGCTCAATGCTGAGAAACGCCCTAGAATGAAG GGTCGATTTGTGAGAAGAAGCTGA